In one Arachis duranensis cultivar V14167 chromosome 9, aradu.V14167.gnm2.J7QH, whole genome shotgun sequence genomic region, the following are encoded:
- the LOC107467213 gene encoding uncharacterized protein LOC107467213 — translation MRLLDLEAMHAQKFPQYVNAVELSVMTDGEFTAGMKFSSREAVIKAMKDYTIRRCVDYRVYESEPMTFYAKCTQKYCCEIRRYNSSHTCTRATISQDHSKLDSNTIAEAIKPLVEVDPSIKVKSVIAKVQTKFNYTISYRKIWLAKQKAVESIFGGWKVSYEALPIWFEAMCHKESSAVVHFETMPAHCKPIVQVDRTHLYGKYKGCLLVAVSQDGNNNIVPIALAIVEGETSDTWHFFLNNLRQYVVTRDGVGLISDRHECETRYQRLREWVVVAIAMAMVVKLVVLVDYPDYE, via the exons ATGCGGTTGTTGGATTTGGAGGCCATGCATGCACAGAAGTTTCCTCAATATGTAAATGCAG TAGAGCTTTCTGTTATGACGGATGGTGAATTTACTGCGGGAATGAAATTCAGTTCTCGAGAGGCAGTAATTAAGGCGATGAAAGATTATACCATCCGTAGATGCGTAGATTATCGGGTGTATGAGTCAGAACCGATGACATTCTATGCTAAATGCACCCA GAAGTACTGTTGCGAGATAAGGAGGTACAATAGTAGTCACACCTGCACTAGGGCCACCATTTCTCAAGATCATTCGAAGTTGGATTCCAACACAATCGCAGAAGCAATAAAGCCATTGGTAGAAGTTGACCCGTCCATAAAGGTGAAATCAGTGATTGCAAAAGTACAGACGAAGTTTAACTACACCATAAGTTATCGCAAAATATGGTTGGCAAAACAGAAAGCAGTGGAGTCAATTTTTGGAGGTTGGAAAGTTTCGTACGAAGCTTTGCCGATATGGTTTGAGGCCATGTGTCACAAGGAGTCATCCGCAGTCGTTCATTTTGAGACAATGCCTGC ACATTGCAAGCCAATAGTACAAGTAGACAGAACTCATTTGTATGGAAAATATAAGGGTTGTTTGTTGGTTGCAGTTTCACAGGATGGCAATAACAACATCGTGCCTATTGCACTTGCGATAGTTGAGGGAGAGACATCTGATACTTGGCACTTTTTTCTTAATAACTTGCGACAATATGTTGTGACACGTGATGGTGTGGGCCTGATCTCCGATCGGCACGAGTGCGAGACACGTTATCAGCGTTTACGCGAGTGGG TTGTGGTGGCGATTGCGATGGCGATGGTGGTGAAGCTGGTTGTTCTTGTTGATTATCCTGATTATGAATAG
- the LOC107467214 gene encoding chaperone protein dnaJ 15 produces MTLIIMKLCGILLYVSMMDRYHPDKNASNPEASELFKEVAYSYSILSDPEKRRQYDSAGFEALDADSMDMEIDLSNLGTVNTMFAALFSKLGVPIKTTISANVLEEALNGTVTVRPLPIGTSVSGKVEKQCAHFFGVTINEEQAESGIVIRVTSTAQSKFKLLYFEQDANGGYGLALQEDSEKTGKVTSAGMYFLHFQVYRMDSTMNALAMAKDPEGAFFKRLEGLQPCEVSELKPGTHIFAVYGDNFFKTASYTIEAVCAKSYEDTTQKLKDIEAQILRKRNELRQFEAEYRKALARYQEVTERYAKEKQSVDELLKQRDGIHSSFTIVKSTNVSGTASNLSNGSSSKVSGDESKGDSPGEDGGSDGKDKSAKKKWFNLNLKGSDKRLI; encoded by the exons ATGACCTTGATAATCATGAAATTATGTGGGATCTTATTGTATGTATCTATGATGGATAGGTATCACCCTGACAAGAATGCCAGCAATCCTGAAGCGTCAGAACTATTTAAAGAGGTTGCTTATTCTTATAGTATCTTGTCCGACCCGGAGAAGAGAAGGCAGTATGATAGTGCAGGATTTGAG GCACTTGATGCTGATAGCATGGACATGGAAATTGACTTGTCTAATCTAGGGACAGTCAACACAATGTTTGCAGCTTTATTCAG CAAGCTGGGTGTCCCTATCAAGACAACCATTTCAGCTAATGTTCTTGAGGAAGCTCTGAATGGGACAGTTACAGTCAGACCACTTCCTATTGGAACATCAGTGAGCGGAAAG GTAGAGAAGCAATGTGCTCACTTTTTTGGTGTGACAATAAATGAGGAGCAAGCTGAGTCAGGGATTGTAATAAGAGTTACTTCAACTGCACAAAGCAAATTCAAG TTACTTTACTTTGAACAAGATGCAAATGGTGGCTATGGTTTAGCACTGCAG GAAGATAGTGAGAAAACTGGCAAGGTGACATCTGCCGGAATGTATTTCTTACATTTTCAAGTGTACAGAATGGATTCAACCATGAATGCG TTAGCGATGGCCAAGGATCCTGAAGGGGCTTTCTTTAAAAGGTTGGAAGGTCTTCAACCTTGTGAAGTCTCCGAACTAAAGCCTGGCACCCATATATTTGCTGTTTATG GGGATAACTTTTTTAAGACTGCTAGCTATACAATTGAGGCAGTATGTGCAAAATCATATGAAGATACCACCCAGAAACTTAAGGACATTGAGGCTCAGATTTTAAGAAAGAGGAATGAGCTACGCCAATTTGAAGCAGAATATAGAAAG GCATTGGCTCGCTACCAGGAAGTGACAGAGAGATatgcaaaagaaaaacaatct GTAGATGAGCTTCTGAAACAAAGAGACGGCATCCATTCATCCTTCACCATTGTCAAATCAACCAATGTTAGTGGGACTGCTAGTAATTTAAGCAATGGAAGCTCTAGCAAAGTTTCTGGTGATGAATCCAAAGGTGATAGCCCCGGGGAAGATGGAGGGTCGGATGGGAAGGACAAATCGGCCAAGAAGAAATGGTTTAACCTGAATCTTAAGGGCTCTGATAAGCGGTTGATTTAA